From a single Nocardioides sp. dk884 genomic region:
- a CDS encoding prenyltransferase/squalene oxidase repeat-containing protein, with amino-acid sequence MSENSAAPCRRAPLRRVRALAVLGSLVLVTSACGGDTEDASPEPAPERATAPALGAAHWLSEELQDGLLVGEYGPDYGLSIDAALGLADVPGQDDTVHEIAAAVGASVESYTTGVDFGSPDTFAGSVAKVAVLAEVSGGDPRDVDGTDVLARLEDLVADDGALAGRLADDVRDPKGSDYANAIGQTYAVRALTGAGSPEASAAADYLIAQQCEPGWFRLYFAAPDAPQACGDGPRRLDQPDTDVTALAVLALQDVPGEAAGSAVDAAVDWLVATQDADGGFGGATGTEGLNANSTGLAGLALQRAGRTAEAARAAEWVAARQVTEPSCGATRLPTGAVAYAADAAAGELRDPVVRDQWRRATAQAAPLLQLVGEPAGEVVATASEDEVRIDGLGDGEPACLTGPGGYAEELVGTGDTLEVPLAGTVPAGLEVRTLTGAIPVDPAV; translated from the coding sequence ATGTCTGAGAATTCTGCTGCCCCCTGTCGTCGTGCGCCCCTGCGCCGCGTGCGCGCTCTGGCGGTGCTCGGGTCCCTTGTCCTGGTCACGAGCGCCTGCGGCGGCGACACCGAGGACGCGTCCCCGGAGCCCGCGCCCGAGCGTGCCACCGCCCCCGCCCTCGGCGCCGCACACTGGTTGTCCGAGGAGCTGCAGGACGGGCTGCTGGTCGGTGAGTACGGCCCCGACTACGGGCTCAGCATCGACGCGGCCCTGGGGCTGGCCGACGTACCGGGCCAGGACGACACGGTGCACGAGATCGCCGCGGCGGTGGGCGCGTCAGTGGAGAGCTACACGACGGGCGTGGACTTCGGCAGCCCCGACACCTTCGCGGGCTCGGTGGCGAAGGTGGCCGTGCTCGCCGAGGTGAGCGGCGGCGACCCCCGCGACGTCGACGGCACCGACGTGCTGGCCCGCCTCGAGGATCTGGTCGCCGACGACGGTGCGCTCGCGGGCCGGCTCGCCGACGACGTCCGGGACCCGAAGGGGTCCGACTACGCCAATGCGATCGGCCAGACCTACGCCGTGCGTGCCCTCACCGGCGCCGGCTCCCCGGAGGCGTCCGCTGCAGCGGACTACCTGATCGCCCAGCAGTGCGAGCCGGGCTGGTTCCGGCTCTACTTCGCCGCCCCCGACGCTCCGCAGGCGTGCGGGGACGGCCCCCGACGCCTCGACCAGCCCGACACCGACGTGACCGCGCTCGCCGTCCTCGCCCTGCAGGACGTGCCGGGGGAGGCCGCTGGCTCGGCGGTCGACGCAGCCGTCGACTGGCTGGTCGCGACCCAGGACGCCGACGGCGGGTTCGGCGGCGCCACCGGGACGGAGGGGCTCAACGCCAACAGCACCGGGCTCGCGGGGCTCGCACTGCAGCGCGCCGGCCGCACCGCGGAGGCGGCCCGGGCCGCGGAGTGGGTGGCGGCGCGACAGGTCACCGAGCCCAGCTGCGGGGCCACCCGGCTGCCCACCGGCGCCGTCGCCTACGCCGCCGACGCTGCGGCGGGGGAGCTGCGCGACCCGGTCGTGCGCGACCAGTGGCGGCGGGCGACCGCCCAGGCGGCGCCGCTGCTCCAGCTGGTCGGTGAGCCCGCAGGCGAGGTCGTCGCGACAGCTTCCGAGGACGAGGTCCGCATCGATGGTCTCGGCGACGGCGAGCCGGCGTGCCTCACCGGCCCGGGTGGGTACGCCGAGGAGCTGGTCGGCACCGGGGACACCCTGGAGGTGCCCCTGGCGGGCACGGTCCCGGCCGGCCTCGAGGTCCGCACGCTCACCGGAGCGATTCCGGTGGACCCCGCTGTCTGA
- a CDS encoding alpha/beta fold hydrolase, producing the protein MTTSAEPVQPTADPSRRPRPAVVFTDVLSDDGTRIRAWSNDPDDERGAPTVLLCNGLGTNAFAWPALLDPDCGVRVISWNHRGIGGSARPRDPERVDVEAFVEDALSVMDHYGVDRAVTLGWSIGVNTMFELAARHPERVAGLFAVAGVPGDTFATMLGPLRLPRAAARAATLGFSHAVRLSGRALSPIARRLPIGPRTVGVLSHSGFMFPVADVDLTAAAIREFLQVPLDWYFHVALRTAEHRRVRLSQVRVPAVFVAGTWDLMAGARHMAQAAARLSDATYVELPGSHFIQMEQPERVHALLLDFLRKVG; encoded by the coding sequence ATGACCACCTCCGCCGAGCCCGTCCAGCCGACCGCGGACCCCAGCCGGCGTCCCCGGCCCGCAGTGGTGTTCACCGACGTCCTCTCCGACGACGGCACCCGGATCCGGGCCTGGAGCAACGACCCGGACGACGAGCGTGGCGCCCCGACGGTGCTGCTGTGCAACGGCCTCGGCACCAATGCCTTCGCCTGGCCGGCCCTCCTGGACCCCGACTGCGGCGTGCGGGTGATCTCGTGGAACCACCGCGGCATCGGCGGATCGGCGCGCCCGCGCGACCCCGAGCGGGTCGACGTCGAGGCCTTCGTCGAGGACGCCTTGTCGGTGATGGACCACTACGGCGTCGACCGCGCAGTCACGCTCGGCTGGTCGATCGGCGTGAACACGATGTTCGAGCTCGCGGCGCGCCACCCCGAGCGGGTCGCGGGGCTGTTCGCGGTCGCCGGCGTCCCCGGAGACACCTTCGCCACGATGCTCGGCCCGCTGCGGCTGCCGCGCGCCGCGGCTCGCGCGGCGACGCTCGGCTTCTCCCACGCGGTGCGGCTCTCCGGCCGGGCCCTGAGCCCGATCGCCCGGCGTCTCCCGATCGGCCCGCGCACGGTGGGCGTGCTGTCGCACAGCGGGTTCATGTTCCCGGTGGCCGATGTCGACCTGACCGCCGCCGCGATCCGCGAGTTCCTCCAGGTGCCGCTGGACTGGTACTTCCACGTCGCGCTGCGCACCGCCGAGCACCGGCGGGTGCGGCTCAGCCAGGTGCGGGTGCCAGCGGTCTTCGTGGCCGGGACCTGGGACCTGATGGCCGGCGCCCGGCACATGGCCCAGGCCGCCGCGCGCCTCAGCGACGCGACGTACGTCGAGCTGCCCGGCAGCCACTTCATCCAGATGGAGCAGCCCGAGCGGGTCCACGCGCTGCTGCTGGACTTCCTGCGCAAGGTCGGCTGA
- a CDS encoding prenyltransferase/squalene oxidase repeat-containing protein — translation MSSSIVRRTGVLALLSALVTGGLAVTGPTPAVAAPTPTGTATAPSGPATAGARWLTSQLTGGLVEGEWGPDHGLSIDVALALAAVGSEDGVQQVADALATSLDAYVTGDAFGDADSSYAGATAKAAVLAVVAERDPRAFGGRDLIAALEQVTTDSGPAAGRIVDRSTYGDYANALGQAYAVRALEAAGSTEAAAATSYLLDQQCAAGFFRLELGAVEAADQTCDGAPGAEPDTDVTALAVLSLLPQADHADVKPHLTAALDWLRRSQRGDGSFGGGVATEAPNANSTGLAAWALGEAGRTKAAARAAGWVRGQQLAHAGACTPYRAGDLGAIAYDAAGLDTVKSSGVAELRDQVRRASAQALPALTWAPGRVDEVVVPPMAPPRFHRAGTRVAVWLGPLAPGEPVCVTVAGSRRQVRADHTGAARALMKLPARTATHAVRAVATSGSVTPFPSRLRALAATTPVVKLRARVARGRTVPVRVRGLAAREPATLRFRGKVVARGTSDASGRWTPRLRVTGKAGPATLAVRGAFADRRRSVTVTVVPR, via the coding sequence ATGAGCTCCTCCATCGTGCGCCGTACCGGCGTGCTTGCTCTCCTCTCAGCCCTGGTGACCGGCGGCCTGGCGGTCACCGGCCCGACGCCTGCCGTGGCGGCGCCGACACCGACCGGGACCGCCACGGCCCCGTCCGGTCCGGCGACCGCCGGCGCCCGGTGGCTCACCAGCCAGCTCACCGGCGGTCTCGTCGAGGGTGAGTGGGGTCCCGACCACGGGCTCTCCATCGACGTCGCGCTGGCGCTGGCCGCCGTGGGCTCCGAGGACGGAGTGCAGCAGGTCGCCGACGCCCTGGCCACCTCGCTCGACGCCTATGTCACCGGCGACGCCTTCGGTGACGCCGACAGCAGCTACGCCGGCGCCACCGCCAAGGCTGCGGTCCTCGCGGTGGTCGCGGAGCGCGACCCGCGCGCCTTCGGCGGCCGGGACCTGATCGCGGCCCTCGAGCAGGTCACGACCGACTCCGGCCCGGCCGCCGGCCGGATCGTGGATCGCAGCACGTACGGCGACTACGCCAACGCCCTGGGCCAGGCCTACGCCGTTCGCGCACTTGAGGCCGCGGGAAGCACCGAGGCCGCCGCGGCGACCTCCTACCTGCTCGACCAGCAGTGCGCGGCGGGCTTCTTCCGCCTCGAGCTCGGCGCCGTCGAGGCGGCCGACCAGACCTGCGACGGCGCGCCGGGCGCCGAGCCGGACACCGATGTCACCGCGCTCGCGGTGCTCTCGCTGCTGCCCCAGGCCGACCATGCGGACGTGAAGCCCCACCTCACGGCGGCCCTCGACTGGCTGCGGCGCAGCCAGCGCGGCGACGGCTCGTTCGGTGGCGGCGTGGCCACCGAGGCGCCGAACGCCAACAGCACCGGTCTCGCCGCCTGGGCGCTGGGGGAGGCGGGTCGCACCAAGGCTGCGGCCCGTGCCGCCGGCTGGGTCCGTGGCCAGCAGCTCGCCCACGCGGGCGCGTGCACGCCGTACCGTGCCGGTGACCTCGGGGCGATCGCCTACGACGCCGCGGGGCTCGACACGGTGAAGAGCTCCGGTGTCGCGGAGCTGCGCGACCAGGTGCGTCGCGCGAGCGCGCAGGCGCTGCCGGCGCTCACCTGGGCACCCGGACGCGTCGACGAGGTGGTGGTCCCTCCGATGGCCCCGCCGCGGTTCCACCGCGCCGGCACCCGCGTGGCCGTGTGGCTCGGGCCCCTGGCCCCCGGCGAGCCGGTCTGCGTCACCGTGGCGGGCAGCCGCCGTCAGGTCCGCGCCGACCACACCGGTGCCGCCCGCGCCCTGATGAAGCTGCCGGCCCGCACCGCGACGCACGCCGTGCGCGCGGTGGCGACCTCCGGCTCGGTCACGCCGTTCCCGTCCCGCCTGCGTGCGCTCGCGGCGACCACCCCGGTGGTGAAGCTGCGCGCCCGCGTCGCCCGAGGCCGGACCGTCCCGGTGCGGGTGCGCGGCCTGGCCGCCCGCGAGCCTGCGACCCTCCGCTTCCGCGGCAAGGTCGTCGCCCGCGGCACCAGCGACGCCTCGGGTCGCTGGACCCCGCGGCTCCGCGTCACCGGCAAGGCCGGCCCGGCGACCCTCGCGGTCCGCGGCGCCTTCGCCGACCGGCGGCGCTCGGTCACCGTGACGGTGGTGCCGCGATGA
- the gatB gene encoding Asp-tRNA(Asn)/Glu-tRNA(Gln) amidotransferase subunit GatB — protein MTATHTGAALVPFDDVLASYDPALGLEVHVELNSNTKMFCGCPTEFGAEPNTQVCPTCLGLPGAMPVVNAKAVESAIRIGLALNCEIAEWCRFARKNYFYPDMPKNFQTSQYDEPIAFDGWMDVTLDDGNGGTEVFRVEIERAHMEEDTGKSLHVGGSTGRIHGASHSLVDYNRAGIPLIEIVTRPIVGAGEKAPEIARAYVAQLRELILALGVSDARMDQGSIRADVNLSLAPKGSGVLGTRTETKNVNSLRSVERAVRYEMQRHAAILDSGASILQETRHWHEDTGVTTSGREKSDAEDYRYFPEPDLVPVAPTREWVEELRATLPENPTEKRARLQAEWGFSDLEMRDTVGAGALGLVEETIAAGASPQAARKWWLSELARRANDAGLELAALGVTPADVAAVQKLVDSGSLNDKLARQVFDGLIAGEGTPEEIVEKRGLAIVSDEGALSTAVDNAIAANPDVADKIRDGKVAAAGALIGAVMKEMRGQADAGRVRELILEKLT, from the coding sequence ATGACCGCGACGCACACCGGGGCCGCCCTGGTCCCGTTCGACGACGTGCTGGCGTCCTACGACCCGGCGCTGGGCCTGGAGGTCCACGTCGAGCTCAACTCGAACACCAAGATGTTCTGCGGCTGTCCCACCGAGTTCGGCGCCGAGCCCAACACCCAGGTCTGCCCGACCTGCCTGGGCCTGCCCGGCGCGATGCCGGTGGTCAACGCCAAGGCCGTCGAGTCGGCGATCCGCATCGGCCTGGCGCTGAACTGCGAGATCGCGGAGTGGTGCCGCTTCGCGCGGAAGAACTACTTCTACCCGGACATGCCGAAGAACTTCCAGACCTCGCAGTACGACGAGCCGATCGCCTTCGACGGGTGGATGGACGTCACGCTCGACGACGGCAACGGGGGGACCGAGGTCTTCCGGGTCGAGATCGAGCGTGCCCACATGGAGGAGGACACCGGCAAGTCGCTCCACGTCGGTGGCTCCACCGGACGCATCCACGGTGCCTCGCACTCGCTGGTCGACTACAACCGCGCCGGGATCCCCCTGATCGAGATCGTCACCCGCCCGATCGTGGGTGCGGGGGAGAAGGCGCCGGAGATCGCACGCGCCTACGTCGCCCAGCTGCGCGAGCTGATCCTCGCGCTCGGGGTCTCGGACGCCCGGATGGACCAGGGCTCGATCCGCGCCGACGTCAACCTCTCCCTCGCCCCGAAGGGCAGCGGGGTGCTCGGCACCCGCACGGAGACCAAGAACGTCAACTCGCTGCGCTCGGTCGAGCGCGCGGTGCGCTATGAGATGCAGCGCCACGCCGCGATCCTCGACTCCGGGGCGAGCATCCTGCAGGAGACGCGCCACTGGCACGAGGACACCGGTGTCACCACCAGCGGGCGCGAGAAGTCCGACGCCGAGGACTACCGCTACTTCCCCGAGCCCGACCTGGTGCCGGTGGCGCCGACCCGGGAGTGGGTGGAAGAGCTGCGCGCGACCCTGCCGGAGAACCCGACCGAGAAGCGGGCGCGCCTGCAGGCCGAGTGGGGCTTCTCGGACCTGGAGATGCGCGACACCGTCGGCGCCGGTGCCCTCGGCCTGGTCGAGGAGACGATCGCGGCCGGCGCCTCGCCGCAGGCGGCACGCAAGTGGTGGCTCTCCGAGCTGGCACGGCGCGCGAACGACGCCGGGCTCGAGCTCGCGGCGCTGGGGGTCACCCCGGCGGACGTCGCCGCGGTGCAGAAGCTCGTCGACTCGGGCTCGCTCAACGACAAGCTGGCCCGCCAGGTCTTCGACGGCCTGATCGCGGGGGAGGGCACGCCCGAGGAGATCGTCGAGAAGCGCGGCCTGGCCATCGTCTCCGACGAGGGGGCGCTGTCCACTGCGGTCGACAACGCGATCGCGGCGAACCCGGACGTGGCTGACAAGATCCGCGACGGCAAGGTCGCCGCCGCCGGCGCCCTGATCGGCGCGGTCATGAAGGAGATGCGCGGCCAGGCCGACGCCGGCCGGGTGCGCGAGCTGATCCTCGAGAAGCTCACCTGA
- a CDS encoding energy-coupling factor transporter transmembrane component T yields MSVDPRTSAGPRIPRDLHPVAWWIWAVGLAAAASMTTNPLVLGLLLGSVLLVVAARRSDQPWARAFRLYLWLAAAIVVFRVVFRLVFGGAYGETVLLDLPTVPLPDWVLGITLLGPLTLESLLVGLYDGLRLAMIVVCVGAANALANPKRLLRSVPPALYEVGTALVVAVTVLPQFAESVRRVRRAQELRAGEQGRVARLRRLLVPVLEDALDRSLALAAGMDTRGYGRSGSATAAQRRTTGALMLLGLCGIAVGVYAVLDRTAPRLLAVPMLVLGVGAAGAGLLSAGRRVERTRYRPDRWHPAELAVAGCGVLAAAIGWWVSGHQVLVAYPDVTSVPPVSALALAGALVAALPAVLAPPPRLSATRAARSSRSPGRTPTAAPAPAPTSAPRASTR; encoded by the coding sequence ATGAGCGTCGACCCCCGGACGAGCGCCGGCCCCCGGATCCCCCGTGACCTGCACCCGGTCGCGTGGTGGATCTGGGCGGTCGGCCTCGCCGCGGCCGCATCGATGACCACCAACCCGCTCGTCCTCGGGCTGCTGCTCGGCTCCGTGCTGCTCGTGGTCGCGGCGCGGCGCTCCGACCAGCCGTGGGCCCGCGCCTTCCGCCTGTACCTCTGGCTGGCCGCCGCGATCGTGGTCTTCCGGGTGGTGTTCCGGCTGGTCTTCGGCGGCGCGTACGGCGAGACCGTGCTGCTCGACCTGCCCACGGTGCCGCTGCCCGACTGGGTCCTGGGGATCACCCTGCTGGGCCCGCTGACGCTGGAGTCCCTCCTCGTCGGGCTCTACGACGGGCTGCGCCTGGCGATGATCGTGGTCTGCGTCGGCGCCGCCAACGCGCTCGCGAACCCCAAGCGGCTGCTGCGCTCGGTGCCGCCGGCGCTCTACGAGGTCGGCACCGCCTTGGTCGTCGCGGTGACGGTGCTGCCGCAGTTCGCCGAGAGCGTGCGGCGGGTGCGTCGCGCCCAGGAGCTGCGCGCGGGGGAGCAGGGGCGGGTCGCCCGGCTGCGCCGCCTCCTCGTACCCGTCCTCGAGGACGCGCTCGACCGCTCCCTCGCGCTGGCCGCCGGCATGGACACCCGCGGCTACGGGCGCAGCGGCAGCGCCACCGCCGCCCAGCGGCGCACGACCGGCGCGCTGATGCTGCTCGGCCTGTGCGGCATCGCCGTCGGCGTGTACGCCGTGCTCGACCGCACCGCGCCCCGGCTGCTCGCGGTCCCGATGCTGGTCCTCGGCGTCGGCGCGGCCGGCGCCGGGCTGCTGAGCGCCGGCCGGCGCGTCGAGCGGACCCGCTACCGACCCGACCGCTGGCACCCGGCCGAGCTGGCCGTCGCCGGCTGCGGTGTGCTCGCAGCGGCGATCGGCTGGTGGGTCAGCGGCCACCAGGTGCTGGTCGCCTACCCCGACGTGACGTCGGTGCCGCCGGTGAGCGCCCTCGCGCTGGCCGGTGCCCTGGTCGCCGCGCTGCCGGCCGTCCTCGCCCCGCCGCCGCGTCTCTCGGCGACCCGCGCCGCACGGTCGTCCCGGTCACCCGGCCGGACCCCGACCGCCGCCCCCGCCCCTGCCCCTACCTCCGCACCGAGAGCGAGCACCCGATGA
- a CDS encoding PQQ-dependent sugar dehydrogenase, translating into MTARPRSVALSAIGALLVPLALAGCGQGGNEVEYDVSPSPSAAGSQDGAGSPSATEKATEEATASARPRVVGTVATGLEAPWGLAFLPDGDALVTERDSGRVLRISGPRHRVTEVGTIDEVVPEGEAGLLGVAVSPDFADDARVFLYVTTAEDNRVVRATLRGDTLGDLEPILTGIPSDFIHDGGRLLFGPDDYLYVSTGDANESARAQDRDSLGGKILRITTDGDPAPGNPFGSPVWSWGHRNVQGLAFAGDQLWASEFGANEFDELNRIEAGANYGWPEVEGTGGEPDFVDPQATWTTAEASPSGLAYAAGHLWMAALRGERLWRIPVEGDRAGEPQSFLVGRYGRMRTIAVAPDGMLWLTTSNRDGRGTPAEGDDRILLVRP; encoded by the coding sequence GTGACCGCGCGACCCCGCTCCGTGGCGCTCTCCGCGATCGGCGCGCTCCTGGTCCCGCTGGCGCTCGCCGGCTGCGGGCAGGGCGGCAACGAGGTCGAGTACGACGTCAGCCCGTCGCCGTCCGCTGCGGGGTCGCAGGACGGCGCCGGCAGCCCGTCCGCCACCGAGAAGGCGACCGAGGAGGCCACCGCCTCGGCGCGGCCGCGGGTGGTCGGCACCGTCGCGACCGGGCTCGAGGCTCCGTGGGGACTGGCGTTCCTGCCCGACGGCGACGCGCTGGTCACCGAGCGCGACTCCGGGCGGGTGCTGCGCATCAGCGGCCCACGCCACCGGGTCACCGAGGTCGGCACCATCGACGAGGTCGTCCCCGAGGGCGAGGCCGGCCTGCTCGGGGTCGCGGTGTCCCCCGACTTCGCCGACGACGCCCGGGTCTTCCTCTACGTCACCACCGCCGAGGACAACCGCGTCGTGCGCGCCACGCTGCGCGGCGACACCCTGGGCGACCTCGAGCCGATCCTCACCGGGATCCCCAGCGACTTCATCCACGACGGCGGCCGCCTCCTGTTCGGCCCCGACGACTACCTCTACGTCTCCACGGGCGATGCCAACGAGTCCGCGCGTGCCCAGGACCGCGACAGCCTGGGCGGCAAGATCCTGCGGATCACCACCGACGGCGACCCCGCACCGGGCAACCCGTTCGGCTCCCCGGTGTGGTCCTGGGGCCACCGCAACGTGCAGGGCCTGGCCTTCGCCGGTGACCAGCTGTGGGCCTCGGAGTTCGGCGCCAACGAGTTCGACGAGCTGAACCGCATCGAGGCCGGCGCCAACTACGGCTGGCCCGAGGTCGAGGGCACCGGTGGCGAGCCGGACTTCGTGGACCCGCAGGCCACCTGGACCACCGCCGAGGCCTCCCCCTCGGGACTGGCCTACGCCGCCGGCCACCTGTGGATGGCGGCGCTGCGCGGCGAGCGGCTCTGGCGGATCCCGGTCGAGGGCGACCGCGCCGGGGAGCCGCAGTCGTTCCTCGTCGGCCGCTACGGCCGGATGCGCACCATCGCCGTGGCCCCCGACGGGATGCTCTGGCTCACCACCAGCAACCGCGACGGGCGCGGCACCCCGGCCGAGGGCGACGACCGGATCCTGCTGGTGCGCCCCTGA
- a CDS encoding ECF transporter S component has protein sequence MSGARAAAVPLSMRSVAVLAVGSLAGLVMLCWPLFVQVQPGDRVDPPFLFLALLPVVVAVVLAEVSEGGLDPRVLAVLGVLCAVNALLRGISAGVAGIELVFFLLILAGRVFGPGFGFALGALSLLASALMTAGVGPWLPYQMLVAAWVGMGAGLLPRRVRGRAEIAMLVVYAVVASYLYGMLLNLSGWPFLLGVQVPGHEGSLAYVAGAPVLENLQTFLVYTVLTSTGSFDTGRAITTSIALVVLGPAVLSTLRRAARRATVTGEVRAPG, from the coding sequence GTGAGCGGGGCGCGGGCGGCCGCCGTACCGCTGAGCATGCGGTCGGTGGCGGTCCTCGCCGTCGGCTCCCTGGCCGGGCTGGTGATGCTGTGCTGGCCGCTGTTCGTGCAGGTGCAGCCGGGGGACCGGGTGGACCCGCCGTTCCTCTTCCTGGCGCTGCTCCCGGTGGTGGTGGCGGTGGTGCTCGCCGAGGTCAGCGAGGGCGGGCTCGACCCACGGGTGCTCGCGGTGCTGGGCGTGCTGTGCGCGGTCAACGCGCTGCTGCGCGGGATCTCCGCCGGGGTGGCCGGCATCGAGCTGGTGTTCTTCCTGCTGATCCTGGCCGGGCGGGTCTTCGGCCCCGGGTTCGGCTTCGCGCTGGGCGCGCTGTCGCTGCTCGCCTCGGCGCTGATGACCGCGGGCGTCGGGCCGTGGCTGCCCTACCAGATGCTGGTCGCTGCCTGGGTCGGCATGGGCGCGGGGCTGCTGCCGCGCCGGGTGCGGGGACGCGCGGAGATCGCGATGCTGGTGGTCTACGCCGTTGTCGCGTCGTACCTCTACGGGATGCTGCTCAACCTCTCCGGCTGGCCGTTCCTGCTGGGCGTGCAGGTGCCCGGCCACGAGGGGTCGCTGGCCTACGTCGCCGGCGCGCCGGTGCTGGAGAACCTCCAGACCTTCCTCGTCTACACGGTGCTGACCTCCACGGGCAGCTTCGACACCGGCCGGGCGATCACGACCTCGATCGCGCTCGTGGTGCTCGGGCCGGCCGTGCTGAGCACCCTGCGCCGCGCCGCGCGGCGCGCGACGGTGACCGGCGAGGTCCGCGCCCCGGGCTGA
- a CDS encoding ABC transporter ATP-binding protein, with protein MIELRDITFSYAPDTAPVLDGVELSIEEGELVLVSGPTGVGKSTLLGIVTGLVPRFSGGVLDGDVLLDEASIVRTPPRERAHAIGYVGQDPAAGFVTDTVEEELAYGMEQLGLPGSTMRRRVEETLDLLGIADLRDRDLRTLSGGQQQRVAIGSVLTTHPRLLVLDEPTSALDPTAAEDVLATLTRLVSDLGLSVLLAEHRLERVVPFADRMCLLPGDGRLLVGEPAELLATSPVVPPIVELGRVAGWDPLPLNVRDARRAARRLDLGPGPVEAPAAERRRPGLVARGVTVDHGGDPVVRALDLELSGGTVTALMGRNGAGKSSLLWALQGSAARRSGSVRVGELDPARLSPAERRALVGLLPQNAADLLYLDTVDAECADGGPGTRELLDRLVPGIPGDAHPRDLSEGQRLAVALALVLAARPGVVLLDEPTRGLDYAAKRVLAGVLRDLAAEGRTVLVATHDVEFVVQAADDVVVMADGEVVSSGPVRRVVAESPAFAPQVTKVLGAPWLRVEEVAAALGATPPGSPS; from the coding sequence ATGATCGAGCTGCGCGACATCACGTTCTCCTACGCCCCCGACACCGCGCCGGTCCTCGACGGCGTCGAGCTGAGCATCGAGGAGGGCGAGCTGGTGCTCGTCTCCGGCCCGACGGGCGTCGGGAAGTCGACCCTGCTGGGCATCGTGACCGGCCTGGTGCCGCGCTTCTCCGGTGGTGTGCTCGACGGCGACGTGCTGCTCGACGAGGCCAGCATCGTGCGCACCCCGCCGCGCGAGCGCGCCCACGCGATCGGCTACGTCGGGCAGGACCCCGCCGCCGGCTTCGTGACCGACACCGTCGAGGAGGAGCTGGCCTACGGCATGGAGCAGCTCGGTCTCCCGGGCTCCACGATGCGCCGCCGGGTGGAGGAGACCCTCGACCTGCTCGGGATCGCCGACCTGCGCGACCGGGACCTGCGCACCCTCTCCGGCGGTCAGCAGCAGCGGGTCGCGATCGGCTCGGTGCTCACCACCCACCCACGGCTGCTGGTGCTCGACGAGCCCACCTCCGCCCTCGACCCGACCGCCGCCGAGGACGTGCTGGCCACCCTGACCCGGCTGGTCTCCGACCTCGGGCTCTCGGTGCTGCTGGCCGAGCACCGCCTGGAGCGGGTCGTGCCCTTCGCGGACCGGATGTGCCTGCTGCCCGGCGACGGCCGGCTGCTGGTCGGGGAGCCCGCCGAGCTGCTCGCCACCTCGCCGGTGGTGCCGCCGATCGTCGAGCTGGGCCGGGTGGCCGGCTGGGACCCGCTGCCGCTCAACGTGCGCGACGCGCGCCGCGCCGCCCGCCGCCTCGACCTCGGCCCCGGGCCGGTCGAGGCGCCGGCGGCCGAGCGCCGCCGCCCGGGACTGGTCGCCCGCGGGGTCACCGTCGACCACGGCGGCGACCCCGTCGTACGTGCCCTGGACCTGGAGCTGTCCGGCGGCACCGTCACCGCGCTGATGGGGCGCAACGGCGCCGGCAAGTCCTCGCTGCTGTGGGCCCTGCAGGGCAGCGCGGCGCGCCGCTCGGGCTCGGTCCGGGTCGGCGAGCTCGACCCGGCCCGGCTCTCGCCGGCCGAGCGCCGGGCGCTGGTCGGCCTGCTGCCCCAGAACGCCGCCGACCTGCTCTACCTCGACACCGTCGATGCGGAGTGCGCCGACGGCGGGCCGGGCACCCGCGAGCTGCTGGACCGGCTGGTGCCCGGCATCCCCGGCGACGCGCACCCGCGCGACCTCTCCGAGGGCCAGCGGCTCGCCGTGGCGCTCGCCCTGGTGCTCGCCGCGCGGCCCGGGGTGGTGCTGCTCGACGAGCCCACCCGCGGCCTGGACTACGCCGCCAAGCGGGTGCTGGCCGGGGTCCTGCGCGACCTGGCCGCGGAGGGCCGCACGGTGCTGGTCGCGACCCATGACGTGGAGTTCGTCGTGCAGGCCGCCGACGACGTGGTGGTGATGGCCGACGGCGAGGTCGTCTCCTCCGGACCGGTACGCCGCGTGGTGGCGGAGTCGCCCGCGTTCGCGCCCCAGGTGACCAAGGTGCTCGGCGCCCCCTGGCTGCGCGTCGAGGAGGTCGCGGCCGCGCTCGGGGCCACACCGCCCGGGAGCCCGTCGTGA